GCCCACCTGCATCAGCCCGACATCACGATGGAATCGGTGCTGGCGTCCCAAATGCTGTGGGACCCGGTCCGTTTCGACGAGACCTGCCCGTCCTCCGACGGCGCCTGTGCCATCATCATCGGTGACGAGGAGGCCGCCAAGGCCGTGGAGGCGTCGGGTAAGAAGGTCGCCTGGGTGCACGGCACCGCCATGCGCACCGAACCGCTGGCCTACTCCGGTCGCGATCAGGTGAGTCCGCAGGCCGGCCGGGACGCCGCGGCGGCGCTGTGGGAACAGGCCGGAATCACCAATCCGCTCGAGGAGATCGACGCGGCCGAGATCTACGTGCCGTTCTCCTGGTTCGAGCCGATGTGGCTGGAGAATCTGGGCTTCGCCGCCGAGGGCGAGGGCTGGAAACTGGTCGACGCGCGCGAAACCGAGATCGGCGGGAAGCTGCCGGTGAACCCGTCGGGCGGCGTGCTGAGCTCCAATCCGATCGGCGCTTCCGGAATGATCCGGTTCGCCGAAGCCGCCAAGCAGGTAATGGGCCGGGCCGGCGATTACCAAGTCGAGGGTGCGCGAAAAGCATTGGGCCACGCCTACGGCGGCGGATCGCAGTACTTCTCGATGTGGGTGGTGGGCTCCGAACCACGGTGAGGCGCAATTCCGACGGTAATTCCGAGCCTCCGGAACCCGGCGGAAAGCACATTTGCAATTCCATCAGCAAATTCACC
The genomic region above belongs to Nocardia spumae and contains:
- a CDS encoding thiolase domain-containing protein; translation: MTNQAAVIGTGQTHHVTKRSDVSMAGMCREAIDRALEDADLTMDDIDAVIVGKAPDLFEGSMMPELFMADALGATGKPLLRVHTAGSVGGSTGVVAANHVQAGVYKRVLAVCWEKQSESNAMWALSNPVPFTMPVGAGAGGYFAPHVRAYIRRANAPLHIGAMVAVKDRRNGAKNPFAHLHQPDITMESVLASQMLWDPVRFDETCPSSDGACAIIIGDEEAAKAVEASGKKVAWVHGTAMRTEPLAYSGRDQVSPQAGRDAAAALWEQAGITNPLEEIDAAEIYVPFSWFEPMWLENLGFAAEGEGWKLVDARETEIGGKLPVNPSGGVLSSNPIGASGMIRFAEAAKQVMGRAGDYQVEGARKALGHAYGGGSQYFSMWVVGSEPR